One window of the Cryptomeria japonica chromosome 7, Sugi_1.0, whole genome shotgun sequence genome contains the following:
- the LOC131856680 gene encoding protein HOTHEAD-like, producing the protein MTADAQKAASRSYDYIVVGGGTAGCPLAATLSQHYSVLVLERGNSTYGIPDVEDFRGSSTTNPNVAQAFVSEDGVQLVRARVLGGGSAINGGVYSRASTEYIRKIKWDEKLVYESYEWIERLNAFQQYKLSTWNSATKDGLLQAGVLPYNGHTFDYLVGTKISGSIFDENGKRHTAADLLQYANPENIVVLLNATASRILFSLGSGKPKASGVDFRSNNDGLIYQISLNQLSINSEVILSEEA; encoded by the exons ATGACAGCAGATGCTCAAAAGGCAGCTTCAAGATCATATGATTACATTGTGGTTGGAGGAGGTACAGCGGGATGTCCCCTGGCAGCAACTCTCTCACAGCACTACTCTGTTTTAGTATTGGAGAGGGGAAACTCTACTTACGGAATTCCCGATGTGGAGGATTTCAGAGGGTCTTCCACAACTAATCCCAACGTAGCGCAGGCGTTTGTCTCAGAAGATGGAGTGCAGTTGGTACGGGCGAGAGTTTTAGGAGGTGGATCAGCCATCAACGGTGGAGTCTACAGCAGGGCGAGCACTGAATATATTCGGAAAATAAAGTGGGATGAGAAACTTGTATATGAGTCATATGAATGGATAGAACGGTTGAATGCCTTCCAACAATACAAGCTTTCTACTTGGAATTCTGCTACCAAGGATGGGCTTCTTCAAGCTGGAGTTCTTCCTTACAATGGCCACACTTTCGATTATTTGGTTGGCACCAAGATCAGTGGCTCAATCTTTGACGAGAATGGAAAGAGACATACAGCCGCAGATCTACTCCAGTATGCAAATCCAGAAAATATTGTAGTTCTTCTCAATGCTACTGCCAGCAGAATACTCTTCAGTTTGGGATCAG GAAAGCCAAAGGCTAGCGGAGTGGACTTCAGAAGCAACAATGATGGTCTCATTTATCAAATTTCACTTAACCAATTGTCAATCAATAGTGAGGTGATTTTGTCAGAGGAAGCATAG